The Tolypothrix sp. PCC 7712 region GGTATCTTAATTACGCTAATTAGCTTGTGGGTAGGACAAAATAATCATCTTTTGCCTGTTCAAGCTTCCGCACAAGCGCCTTTAGTAGATGATTTCTTTAATGTGATGGTAGCCATTGGGACTGCTTTATTTTTAGTAGTACAAGGGGCCATCCTGTTTTCTGTAATTAAGTTTCGTCGGCGGCCTGGAGATAATGGCGATGGCCTGCCAATTGAAGGTAGCTTTCCCCTAGAAATTTTGTGGACTATTATCCCCGGAATCATTGTAATTGGATTGGGGGTTTACAGCGTAGATGTTTACACCGAGATGGGCGGGATGGATGAGATTGGTCATCACGGTATGACCCACGAGTCAATGATGGCACAACCCGAATCAAACCCCATTGGTATTGGTTCGACACCTGCAACCGAAGGTAAACCACCATCTTTAGTAGTTAACGTCACCGGAATGCAATATGCTTGGCTGTTCAACTATCCCGATAGCGATGTGAATACAGGCGAACTGCACGTTCCCATCGGTCAAGATGTATTACTGAATATCTCTGCAAATGATGTAATTCACTCATTTTGGGTGCCTCAGTTTCGGTTGAAGCAAGATGCAATTCCTGGTCAACCTACACAGTTGCGGTTCACCGCCACCAAAACAGGAACCTATCCCATAGTTTGCGCCGAACTGTGTGGTGGCTATCACGGTAGTATGCGTACTTCTGTAGTTGTCCACACCCCAGAAGATTACGATCGCTGGTTGGCAGAAAATCGCGTAGCCCAACAGCCAGAAATGGATCAAACCGTTGCCGTCAATCCATAAGCGTTTTTCCAGATAATACCAACTTCGGATAGCTAGTCTTGTTTTATTCAAGATTTTCAATCCAAAATCTCAAATCCAAAATCCAAAATTGGTATGACACAATTAGAAACTCCCAAATCTACAACAGTCGTTACCCACCACGAAGTACCCGAAAAGTGGAAATGGTACGACTATTTCACCTTTAATATCGATCACAAAGTCATTGGCATTCAATATCTGGTAACCGCCTTTGTGTTTTACCTGATTGGTGGATTAATGGCGATGGCGATCCGCATCGAATTAAATACACCAGATGCAGATTTTCTCGATCCCAACCTTTACAACGCCTTCATGACCAACCACGGCACATTAATGATTTTTATGTGGATTGTGCCGGCGGCGATTGGGGGATTTGGTAACTTCCTGATTCCCTTGATGGTGGGGGCGCGAGATATGGCGTTTCCCAAATTGAATGCGATCGCATTTTGGTTAAATCCGCCGGCTGGGGCCTTACTTTTGGGTAGCTTCTTCTTTGGTGGTTCTCAAAGTGGCTGGACTGCTTACCCACCATTGAGTTTAATCACAGCTAACACTGCCCAATCAATGTGGATTTTAGCGATCGTGTTGGTGGGGACTTCCTCAATTTTGGGGGCGTTAAACTTTGTCGTCACCATCTTGAAGATGAAAGTCCCCAGTATGCAATGGACGCAAATGCCCTTATTCTGCTGGGCAATTTTAGCCACTTCAGTTTTAGCCCTGCTGTCTACCCCAGTTTTAGCAGCCGGATTAGTGCTGTTATTATTTGATATCAACTTTGGCACTTCTTTCTTTAAGCCGGATGCTGGCGGAAATGTGGTGCTTTATCAGCATTTATTTTGGTTTTATTCCCACCCTGCCGTATATTTAATGATTTTGCCCATCTTCGGCATTATGTCGGAGGTGATTCCCGTTCACGCCCGTAAACCGATATTTGGCTATAAAGCGATCGCTTATTCTAGCTTGGCAATCTGCATTATTGGTTTATTTGTTTGGGTACACCATATGTTTACCAGTGGTACACCCCCTTGGATGCGGATGTTCTTTACCATTTCTACCCTGATTGTTGCTGTTCCCACTGGCGTGAAGATTTTTGGTTGGGTAGCAACTCTGTGGGGCGGTAAAATCCGCTTTACCAGTGCCATGTTATTTGCCATTGGCTTGCTATCAATGTTTGTCGTTGGCGGATTAGGCGGCGTAACCTTGGGTACAGCGCCTTTTGATATCCATGTTCACGATACATATTATGTAGTTGGTCACTTCCACTACGTATTATTTGGCGGTTCTGTATTTGGTATCTATGCGGGAATTTACCATTGGTTCCCCAAGATGACTGGCAGAATGATGAATGAAACCTGGGGAAGAGTACATTTTGCCCTGACTTTTGTTGGTACTCACCTCACTTTCCTACCCATGCACCAACTAGGGTTGCAAGGAATGCCGCGCCGTGTCGCCATGTATGACCCTCAATTTGCAGGAATTAATCATATTTGTACTATTGGCGCAATAATTCTCGGCATATCTGTAATCCCGTTCTTCTTCAACGCCATTTGGAGTTGGATGAATGGCCCCAAAGCGTCAGATAACCCTTGGGAAGCGCTGACTTTAGAATGGACAACCACTTCACCCCCAGCGATTGAAAACTGGGAAGTACTACCAGTTGTGACTCACGGCCCCTACGATTATGGGCGCAGTGATGAAGGAAAACCCACAGCGCAAACGGCTGCCTCGGTTTAACGTTAGTGGATGCGTTACGCGATCGCTAACCCATCCTACGTGAACTCTGCGTTCTCTGTGCCTCTGTGGTTTTATATGATTTTTAACCGCAGAAGACACAGAGAGAAGAAGAAGGCTGAAATTCAAGCCAATTATTTCTCCTTAAATTTAGAAATTGGAATTTATGCAGGATTCAACTTTGAACGCCCCAGAAATAGCGTTGGGTTCAGCCGCTTCCCATGAAGAACATCAAGACTTGCGGGTGTTCGGGCTGCTGACGTTTCTGGTTTCTGAGTCTTTGATGTTTGGTGGTTTTTTTGCCACTTACCTAATTTTGCGTGGTGGTGCCGCAGTTTGGCCGCCGGAAGGGACAGAGGTAGAATTACTCATACCCACAATTAACACCATCATCCTAGTTTCTAGTAGCTTTGTGATCCACTTAGGTGATACAGCGATTAAGAAAAATCATATCGCGGGGATGCGCTTATGGTATGGCATCACAGCGTTGATGGGCGCGATTTTCCTGGGAGGTCAGGTATATGAGTATCTGACTTTGGGATATGGGTTAACTACCAACGTATTTTCTAATTGCTTTTACTTGATGACAGGTTTTCACGGTTTACACGTATTTATAGGGTTGCTGTTAATACTTGGTGTACTGTGGCGATCGCGCCGTGTCGGTCATTACTCTGCTACGAAACATACTGGCATTGAAATGGCAGAAATCTACTGGCACTTTGTAGATATCATTTGGATCATTCTATTTACGCTGTTGTATATTCTGAGCGTATTTTAGAAGTTACAAGAAATGCAAAGCTGAAAGCACAAGTAGCCACAATTAAACTCAACAGCAAGCAGCAATCAGAGTTTATTTATAAATATTTTTGTAGCGTATGTTAGGCGCTTATTTTTAAGATGATTTGTCACGAAATAACTATCCTAGCGCCTAACGCACCATCCGTAAGGCGGTGCATTACTTAACTTTAGTGAGATTTAAATCCCCGACTTTTTCAAAAAGTCGGGGATCTGGGTAAAAATGCAGTAGTACTAAATTTCAGGCTTTTTCTGCTCTTTCAGTATCTTCGCTTTTTGGAAATCTAACTGGCTTAATATTTGGTAAACTCTACCTCGCTCATAATATATCTCTGCAGATTGTGGATTAATCATTAAAGCTTGATTGTAATCCTCTATCGCAGAAAGATATTGTTTGAGTTTTATCTTAGCCCTTCCTCGGCGCACATAAGCTTCAGTATATTGAGAATTTAACTGTAAGACTTGTGTGTAATCAGCTAATGCTTCTTGAAAATTTTGTTGTTCAAAGTTTTGTTTTCCAGATGCCATTAAACTTTCAATAGCTTTTTGACAAGTTTCCGTGGCTTTATCAACTATTCCTGCTAATTGATATTGTTCATATGCTTGTAACCATTGTTTTTGTTTTTCAAAATCCTTAGCTTGATATTCAGCTTTTTTAGCTATATTATTACTGTTCATCCAGCAACGTTTTTCATCATCAAATCGTCTCAATTGATGCCATTGCTGGGCCGCATCTTCCCAATGTTCTTTTACTTCCAGTAGTCGAATTTCACAGATTTGCTTATTTTCTAAATTACCTGCTTGTTGCCAACAGTTTGCTGCTGCTTCCCACTGTGCATCTTTCTCAAATAATTCAGCGGCTTGCTTGTATCTTCCAATAACTTCCCATTCTCGAGCCGCTTGTGTAAATTGACCTTTTTCTTCTAATAAATGAATATCACAGATTTGTTTTTGTGCAAAATTACCTGCTTTTCCCCAATAATGTGCTGCTGCTTCCCATTTTTGAACACGCTGGAAAAGTTTGGCAGCAGTCTCCCAATTCTCTAATTCGGCAAAAATTACCGCAGCTTCTTGATATTTACCTTCTTTTTGTAGTTGTTTAGCTCTGGCTTGCAAATATTTTAATCTATCACCTGATTTATCAAAACATTCAACAGCTTGTAGATAAAACTCAGCTTTTAAGTAATATTCTCCACGTTGCTGCCAATCTTGAACTTGTTCGGCAGAACGATTTTCTGCTATTGTTTGCATATCCTGAATTTTGTAGTAATTGATCAGTTCTGGTTGCTGCCAAAATTCAGAAATTTTTTCTTCCCAAACATTTAAAATTCGACGGGCACGAGTTACAGCTACATAAAGTAAATTCAACTCTAATAATAATCCTGGTATTTCATTCTCAGGCAATCGAGAAGGTTTTTGTAAAACTCTGTACCATAAATTCTGGTGACATTCAAAAAAATTTACTAAAAATACAGTATCAAACTCTAAACCTTTAGCTTCCTCAATTGTAAACACTAAAGAAGACTTAAAAACTGCGCGCAGATGTTCTCTTTCTGGATTGGTTCTAACTAAAATAGCATCACCTGGATGAAGAGTTTGCAGTATAGATTCCAAATGTTGATTAGAAGCAGCAACTATCCGAGTTAGTTCACCATAATTGCTAATAGCCTGAGTGTTTTTATAGGGATAAGATGTATTTAATAATCGATAACGTATTTGCAATATTTGGTTAGCTAAATTAACTAATGTGCCAACACTGCGAAAGTTGAATGTGAATGTTTCTTGCAGAGGTTGTTTTCGTCCATTTTGAAAAAATCTTGTTGTCAAGTCTTCCCAGCGAA contains the following coding sequences:
- the coxB gene encoding cytochrome c oxidase subunit II — its product is MKQIPLGIITLIAGILITLISLWVGQNNHLLPVQASAQAPLVDDFFNVMVAIGTALFLVVQGAILFSVIKFRRRPGDNGDGLPIEGSFPLEILWTIIPGIIVIGLGVYSVDVYTEMGGMDEIGHHGMTHESMMAQPESNPIGIGSTPATEGKPPSLVVNVTGMQYAWLFNYPDSDVNTGELHVPIGQDVLLNISANDVIHSFWVPQFRLKQDAIPGQPTQLRFTATKTGTYPIVCAELCGGYHGSMRTSVVVHTPEDYDRWLAENRVAQQPEMDQTVAVNP
- the ctaD gene encoding cytochrome c oxidase subunit I, which produces MTQLETPKSTTVVTHHEVPEKWKWYDYFTFNIDHKVIGIQYLVTAFVFYLIGGLMAMAIRIELNTPDADFLDPNLYNAFMTNHGTLMIFMWIVPAAIGGFGNFLIPLMVGARDMAFPKLNAIAFWLNPPAGALLLGSFFFGGSQSGWTAYPPLSLITANTAQSMWILAIVLVGTSSILGALNFVVTILKMKVPSMQWTQMPLFCWAILATSVLALLSTPVLAAGLVLLLFDINFGTSFFKPDAGGNVVLYQHLFWFYSHPAVYLMILPIFGIMSEVIPVHARKPIFGYKAIAYSSLAICIIGLFVWVHHMFTSGTPPWMRMFFTISTLIVAVPTGVKIFGWVATLWGGKIRFTSAMLFAIGLLSMFVVGGLGGVTLGTAPFDIHVHDTYYVVGHFHYVLFGGSVFGIYAGIYHWFPKMTGRMMNETWGRVHFALTFVGTHLTFLPMHQLGLQGMPRRVAMYDPQFAGINHICTIGAIILGISVIPFFFNAIWSWMNGPKASDNPWEALTLEWTTTSPPAIENWEVLPVVTHGPYDYGRSDEGKPTAQTAASV
- a CDS encoding heme-copper oxidase subunit III: MQDSTLNAPEIALGSAASHEEHQDLRVFGLLTFLVSESLMFGGFFATYLILRGGAAVWPPEGTEVELLIPTINTIILVSSSFVIHLGDTAIKKNHIAGMRLWYGITALMGAIFLGGQVYEYLTLGYGLTTNVFSNCFYLMTGFHGLHVFIGLLLILGVLWRSRRVGHYSATKHTGIEMAEIYWHFVDIIWIILFTLLYILSVF
- a CDS encoding UvrD-helicase domain-containing protein, whose protein sequence is MLSIVLHPDVVKFLRKNISSNVRQKTWDCINQLRRRQFNGGLRVKRLKGINKRVWEARIDRASRLIFTYDKSRQPETGEAEVYIAIQDICLDHDDVPRKAARERTPDATWLDGEIINTLGNIESDFNELPQTERTQLEFDQLEDEDLDLTKLSDNKDELLGNIQWLIIDSPEDWQRAIINQDVDLQFKLTPEEYALSTINEDILLKGSAGTGKTTVAIYRLLNDYRLYPQSSKRLYVAYNPLLVNNAKEQFYQLLGTNNPEVTSLFQFKTLRDLCLEILELTGQSYSPEDEVNFHIFEKIYLHKERQKYPTALVWNEIRSIIKGSQLALDADYLSQSEYEHLGAKRSSIVQLSKRATFYSAFTYWYQRKIKENGRFDDIDLTRKALEVVIENNLKDYRLIVCDEVQDFTELQLEFLMRLVAPTGNLFFAGDLHQMISPSGFRWEDLTTRFFQNGRKQPLQETFTFNFRSVGTLVNLANQILQIRYRLLNTSYPYKNTQAISNYGELTRIVAASNQHLESILQTLHPGDAILVRTNPEREHLRAVFKSSLVFTIEEAKGLEFDTVFLVNFFECHQNLWYRVLQKPSRLPENEIPGLLLELNLLYVAVTRARRILNVWEEKISEFWQQPELINYYKIQDMQTIAENRSAEQVQDWQQRGEYYLKAEFYLQAVECFDKSGDRLKYLQARAKQLQKEGKYQEAAVIFAELENWETAAKLFQRVQKWEAAAHYWGKAGNFAQKQICDIHLLEEKGQFTQAAREWEVIGRYKQAAELFEKDAQWEAAANCWQQAGNLENKQICEIRLLEVKEHWEDAAQQWHQLRRFDDEKRCWMNSNNIAKKAEYQAKDFEKQKQWLQAYEQYQLAGIVDKATETCQKAIESLMASGKQNFEQQNFQEALADYTQVLQLNSQYTEAYVRRGRAKIKLKQYLSAIEDYNQALMINPQSAEIYYERGRVYQILSQLDFQKAKILKEQKKPEI